One region of Enterobacter ludwigii genomic DNA includes:
- the rsgA gene encoding small ribosomal subunit biogenesis GTPase RsgA, translating to MSKNKLSKGQQRRVNANHQRRLKTTSEKVDYDDNLFGEPTEGVVISRFGMHADVESADGEIHRCNIRRTIRSLVTGDRVVWRPGKEAAEGVTVKGIVEAVHERTSVLTRPDFYDGVKPIAANINQIVIVSAILPELSLNIIDRYLVACETLQVEPIIVLNKIDLLDDEGMAFVNEQMDIYRKIGYRVLMVSSYTKDGLKPLEEALTDRISIFAGQSGVGKSSLLNNLLGLQQEILTNDVSDVSGLGQHTTTASRLYHFPHGGDVIDSPGVREFGLWHLEPEQIFNGFVEFHDYLGACKYRDCKHDNDPGCAIREAVENGEIAETRFENYHRILESMDQVKTRKNFSDSDN from the coding sequence TTGAGTAAAAATAAACTCTCCAAAGGGCAGCAGCGCCGCGTGAATGCCAATCACCAGCGCCGTCTTAAAACCACTTCGGAGAAGGTCGATTACGACGACAACCTGTTTGGCGAACCAACGGAAGGCGTAGTCATCAGCCGTTTCGGTATGCATGCCGACGTGGAATCCGCCGATGGTGAGATCCACCGCTGCAACATCCGCCGGACCATTCGTTCTCTGGTGACCGGTGACCGCGTCGTCTGGCGTCCGGGTAAAGAGGCGGCGGAAGGTGTTACGGTAAAAGGTATCGTTGAAGCGGTCCATGAGCGCACGTCTGTGTTAACCCGTCCCGATTTCTACGACGGCGTGAAACCGATTGCCGCCAACATTAACCAAATCGTTATCGTCTCGGCGATTTTGCCTGAACTTTCACTCAATATTATCGACCGATACCTCGTCGCCTGCGAAACACTGCAGGTTGAACCGATTATCGTGCTGAACAAAATCGATCTGCTGGATGACGAAGGAATGGCTTTCGTCAATGAACAGATGGATATCTATCGCAAGATTGGATACCGCGTTCTGATGGTCTCCAGCTACACCAAAGATGGCCTGAAACCGCTGGAAGAGGCGCTCACCGATCGTATCAGCATCTTCGCGGGTCAATCCGGCGTGGGTAAATCGAGCCTGCTGAATAACCTGCTTGGTCTCCAGCAGGAGATCCTCACCAACGATGTGTCTGATGTCTCGGGTCTGGGCCAGCACACGACCACCGCATCACGCCTGTATCACTTCCCACATGGCGGCGATGTGATCGACTCTCCGGGGGTGCGCGAATTCGGTTTATGGCATCTCGAGCCGGAACAAATCTTCAACGGATTTGTCGAATTCCATGATTATTTAGGCGCTTGCAAATACCGCGACTGTAAACACGATAACGACCCAGGTTGCGCTATCCGTGAAGCGGTCGAGAATGGTGAAATCGCGGAGACTCGCTTCGAGAATTACCACCGTATTCTTGAGAGCATGGATCAAGTAAAAACGCGTAAAAACTTTTCTGATTCTGATAACTGA